In Arthrobacter sp. CDRTa11, one DNA window encodes the following:
- a CDS encoding M56 family metallopeptidase, translated as MFWTSYLLAVLAIVLAWPVPILLSRAQWPARSPFTAMLLWQAIALAGGLSMIGAMLVYGLEPIGDNLIAGLRALAEMVLFNAPTTALGFWHIFALSAAALLTAHLVFTLLLTYYRIERQRRRHRELLALLASPSAEGAGTVVISHDSPVAYCLPGGARSVTVLSDGLMAALEPDELRAVLIHENAHLSQRHHLLLWAFAAWRQALPWLPTTRLAQESVNSLIEMLADDVALKTESKATLIKAIAIVASGSASGSAGSNADAGVSAGTRPADANPGLAGLETPGLAGSDSARTTVSRVSRLLSPQAELPAAAQGAVLAGCVLLLALPTALLIVPGLLG; from the coding sequence ATGTTCTGGACCTCATACCTGCTGGCGGTCCTTGCGATAGTCCTGGCGTGGCCGGTGCCTATCCTCCTCTCGCGTGCCCAATGGCCGGCGCGCTCCCCTTTTACGGCGATGCTTCTCTGGCAGGCCATCGCACTGGCCGGTGGCCTGTCCATGATTGGCGCCATGCTGGTGTACGGGCTGGAACCCATTGGCGACAACCTGATCGCGGGCCTGCGCGCGCTCGCCGAAATGGTGCTGTTCAATGCCCCCACCACGGCCCTGGGCTTCTGGCATATCTTTGCCCTGTCCGCCGCGGCGCTGCTGACGGCCCACCTGGTTTTTACCCTGCTGCTCACCTACTACAGGATCGAGCGGCAGCGCCGCCGGCACCGCGAGCTCCTGGCGCTGCTGGCCTCCCCCTCCGCTGAAGGTGCCGGGACGGTGGTCATCAGCCATGACTCGCCGGTGGCCTACTGCCTTCCTGGCGGGGCCCGTTCGGTCACCGTGCTTTCGGACGGCCTCATGGCAGCCCTGGAACCCGACGAGCTGCGGGCAGTCCTGATCCATGAGAACGCACACCTGAGCCAGCGCCATCACCTCCTGCTGTGGGCGTTCGCGGCCTGGCGCCAGGCACTGCCCTGGCTTCCCACCACCCGGCTGGCCCAGGAGTCAGTGAACTCGCTCATCGAAATGCTTGCGGACGACGTTGCCCTCAAAACAGAAAGCAAGGCAACCCTGATCAAGGCCATCGCGATCGTCGCGAGTGGCAGCGCCAGCGGCAGTGCAGGCAGCAATGCCGACGCCGGTGTATCTGCAGGCACACGTCCAGCGGACGCCAACCCCGGCCTGGCCGGGCTGGAGACGCCGGGACTTGCGGGCTCGGATTCTGCCCGCACCACGGTCTCCCGCGTCAGCCGCCTCCTGTCACCGCAGGCAGAGCTGCCCGCGGCCGCCCAGGGGGCCGTGCTGGCCGGCTGCGTGCTGCTGCTCGCCCTGCCTACCGCTCTTCTGATCGTTCCCGGCCTCCTGGGCTGA
- a CDS encoding BlaI/MecI/CopY family transcriptional regulator: MASLGELERAVMDLLWAGQGAATANTLRDRLAHSTEAQGGSAGHEGKELAVTTVLTVLSRLEKKGLVERERGTRPHRYQAISSREDHTAELMHEVLGSAPDREAVLARFIGSVSENEAETLRKLLGHI; the protein is encoded by the coding sequence ATGGCCAGTCTTGGTGAACTTGAACGGGCAGTGATGGACCTGCTCTGGGCGGGCCAGGGAGCAGCCACCGCCAACACATTGCGTGACAGGCTGGCGCACAGCACCGAGGCCCAGGGTGGCTCAGCAGGTCATGAAGGCAAGGAACTGGCCGTAACCACGGTACTGACCGTGCTTTCGCGGCTGGAAAAGAAGGGCCTCGTCGAGCGCGAACGCGGCACCCGGCCGCACCGCTACCAGGCGATCTCCAGCCGGGAAGACCACACCGCCGAGCTCATGCACGAGGTGCTGGGCTCAGCGCCCGACCGTGAAGCCGTGCTGGCACGTTTTATTGGATCCGTATCGGAAAATGAAGCCGAAACCCTGCGCAAACTGCTTGGCCACATCTAG
- a CDS encoding cytochrome ubiquinol oxidase subunit I, with product MDALEIARWQFGITTVYHFMMVPLTIGLGLVVAVIQTAWHRTGKPEYLRMTKFWGKLFLINFIMGVATGIVQEFQFGMAWSEYSRFVGDVFGAPLALEALLAFFVESTFLGLWIFGWKQLKPGIHLACLWIAVVGSAFSAYFIIVANSWMQHPVGVEMVNGRPVMTDAWAVFTNNTALVAVPHTLFGALAVAGGFLLGIAWYHLWRRRRDGVDTIGADGKVIPGEAADIPGRDRADHNVWIRSLRIGAVVAMISFAGTAITGDLQGKLMFEQQPMKMAAAEAACHDGTGFSVLSVGNVGSKNCDDIVALIEVPGILSFLAKGDFTTEVKGVNSLLDQYKADYGTNLPDNPIYGERAGQEIEYVPVMEVTYWGFRMMIGFGGLAAMAALVALWVTRKGTVPESRWLMRLAVFGILAPFGANAAGWIFTEMGRQPFVVAPNPDLNGIDQVFMFTAAAVSPGVSAGELLTSLVVLTAIYAVLLVVEVKLLVKYIRGGVVSAMPELAHAPVDENEDATPGPDGPGSGKHADDVLAFAY from the coding sequence TTGGACGCCTTGGAAATCGCACGCTGGCAATTCGGCATCACCACCGTCTACCACTTCATGATGGTGCCGCTCACCATCGGGCTTGGCTTGGTGGTGGCAGTCATCCAAACGGCCTGGCACCGCACCGGTAAGCCCGAATACCTGCGGATGACCAAGTTCTGGGGAAAGCTGTTCCTCATCAACTTCATCATGGGTGTGGCCACCGGGATCGTGCAGGAATTCCAGTTCGGCATGGCGTGGAGTGAGTACAGCCGGTTCGTGGGCGACGTGTTTGGGGCGCCCCTGGCACTGGAGGCACTGCTGGCGTTCTTCGTCGAGTCCACGTTCCTGGGGCTGTGGATCTTCGGCTGGAAGCAGTTGAAGCCCGGCATCCACTTGGCCTGCCTGTGGATTGCCGTGGTGGGTTCGGCCTTCTCCGCCTATTTCATCATCGTGGCGAACAGCTGGATGCAGCACCCGGTTGGCGTGGAGATGGTCAACGGCAGGCCTGTTATGACCGACGCATGGGCGGTCTTCACCAACAACACCGCCCTGGTTGCCGTACCGCACACACTTTTTGGTGCCCTGGCCGTGGCCGGCGGCTTCCTGCTGGGCATAGCCTGGTACCACCTGTGGCGCCGGCGGCGCGACGGCGTTGACACCATCGGCGCCGACGGCAAGGTCATCCCCGGTGAAGCAGCAGACATCCCCGGCCGTGACCGGGCCGACCACAATGTCTGGATCCGCTCGCTGCGCATCGGCGCCGTCGTCGCCATGATTTCCTTTGCCGGGACCGCCATCACCGGCGACCTGCAGGGCAAACTGATGTTTGAGCAGCAGCCCATGAAGATGGCGGCCGCGGAGGCTGCCTGCCACGACGGCACCGGCTTCTCCGTCCTCAGTGTGGGCAACGTCGGATCGAAGAACTGCGATGACATCGTGGCCCTGATCGAGGTTCCCGGGATCCTCTCCTTCCTGGCCAAGGGCGACTTCACCACGGAGGTCAAGGGTGTCAACAGCCTCCTGGACCAGTACAAGGCCGATTACGGAACAAACCTTCCGGACAACCCGATCTATGGCGAGCGCGCCGGCCAGGAAATCGAATATGTTCCGGTCATGGAGGTCACCTACTGGGGCTTCCGGATGATGATCGGATTCGGCGGTCTCGCGGCCATGGCTGCGCTGGTAGCGCTGTGGGTGACGCGCAAAGGCACTGTTCCGGAATCGCGCTGGCTCATGCGGCTTGCAGTGTTCGGCATCCTGGCGCCGTTCGGAGCCAACGCTGCAGGCTGGATCTTTACCGAAATGGGCCGGCAACCGTTTGTGGTGGCCCCCAACCCGGACCTGAACGGCATCGACCAGGTGTTTATGTTTACTGCGGCCGCTGTGTCACCGGGGGTGTCGGCCGGGGAACTCCTGACGTCGTTGGTGGTGCTCACAGCCATCTACGCGGTCCTGCTGGTGGTGGAAGTGAAGCTGCTGGTCAAGTACATCCGCGGTGGCGTGGTTTCCGCGATGCCGGAACTGGCCCATGCGCCGGTGGACGAAAACGAGGACGCTACCCCGGGGCCGGACGGACCGGGCAGCGGAAAGCACGCCGACGACGTCCTGGCATTCGCCTACTAA
- the cydB gene encoding cytochrome d ubiquinol oxidase subunit II, translated as MELLPTLWFIIIAVLWTGYLFLEGFDLGVGMLMKLFARNNTERRVLLNTIGPVWDGNEVWLITAGAATFAAFPLWYASLFSALYLPLLVVLVALIFRAVAFEYRGKVDNDTWRARWDWAIALGSLLAAFGVGAALALTTTGLPLNANGDREGGPFAWFSWYAVLGGLAVVCFSLLHALAFLALKTDGDVRHRARRWFIRLLPVLLLPLAGWAVSIQVVDGKMWTWAAVLLAVVAAAAAWMMARKGSEGRAFAALGAFLVLGSASIFAAVFPVVLPSTLNPAFDLTISNASSSDYTLGLMSVVAAVGLPLVIAYQAWTYWVFRRRVSAQHIPEAHSFLPAIAAKAFTNKG; from the coding sequence ATGGAACTGCTGCCAACTCTCTGGTTCATCATCATTGCGGTGCTGTGGACCGGATACCTCTTCCTTGAAGGCTTTGACCTTGGCGTGGGAATGCTGATGAAGCTTTTTGCCCGCAACAACACCGAGCGCCGGGTGCTGCTGAACACCATTGGGCCTGTATGGGACGGCAACGAAGTCTGGCTGATCACCGCAGGCGCCGCAACCTTTGCCGCCTTCCCGCTCTGGTATGCCTCGCTCTTCTCCGCCCTGTACCTCCCGCTGCTGGTGGTGCTGGTGGCGCTCATCTTCCGTGCTGTGGCCTTCGAGTACCGGGGGAAGGTGGACAACGACACCTGGCGCGCCCGCTGGGACTGGGCCATCGCACTGGGTTCCTTACTGGCTGCCTTTGGCGTCGGCGCCGCGTTGGCGCTCACCACCACCGGTCTTCCGCTCAACGCCAACGGTGACCGCGAGGGCGGCCCGTTCGCCTGGTTCAGCTGGTACGCCGTGCTCGGTGGCCTGGCCGTGGTGTGCTTCTCCCTGCTGCACGCCCTGGCCTTCCTGGCACTGAAGACCGACGGCGACGTGCGGCACCGCGCGCGCCGCTGGTTCATCCGGCTGCTTCCGGTGCTGCTGCTCCCGTTGGCGGGCTGGGCCGTCAGCATCCAGGTCGTGGACGGGAAGATGTGGACCTGGGCCGCGGTCCTCCTTGCGGTTGTGGCAGCGGCCGCGGCCTGGATGATGGCCCGCAAGGGGAGTGAAGGCAGGGCTTTTGCAGCGCTTGGAGCTTTCCTGGTGCTGGGCAGCGCGTCCATCTTCGCCGCCGTTTTCCCGGTGGTGCTGCCGTCCACCCTCAACCCTGCGTTTGATCTGACCATCTCCAACGCGTCCTCCTCGGACTACACGCTCGGGCTGATGAGCGTTGTGGCCGCCGTCGGCCTGCCGCTGGTCATTGCATACCAGGCCTGGACCTACTGGGTCTTCCGGCGGCGCGTCAGTGCCCAGCACATCCCGGAGGCGCACAGCTTCCTGCCGGCCATTGCGGCCAAGGCCTTCACCAACAAGGGCTGA
- the cydD gene encoding thiol reductant ABC exporter subunit CydD, giving the protein MRPDFPAGPATRSALYWLGLLAALKALSLVLMGQAVASMLAGLATADPGWQDQLPWGLAGVVLRSGTVWAQGIAARRAALGIKEELRSELLNRALRNGARSTGPADGGLAVLATRGLDALDSYYTQFLPALVNCAAIPLLLGARILFADWVSAVVIVLTVPLVPLFMVLIGRYTEDNVREAQAALARLSAHMLELAKGLPVLVGLGRATAQRRALEEISEEYRAKTMGTLRTAFLSALALELIATISVAVVAVFIGVRLVHGEMALEAGLLALILAPDCYLPLRELGTAHHASDDGRAALAETRAVTGAPEPRPLPAHAPVGDSADNLTVTNLTVTYEGRSVPAVGPVSFTAPQGRITALDGPSGTGKSTILGVLAGTVGDGAGTRVTGSITHLNRDSIAWVPQHPVMVAETVLAEVLLYLTLGEAGRAGSTAETAAMECLAAAAAGHLAGKHPSELSPGELRRVALARGLARLRAGASVLLLDEPTAHLDRASAARVQEAVLSLRGRVTVILVAHDQQTRELADHLVPVSAAAGATESAAPAFADTVAQGIGAGAPVPPSPASPPASPPASPPAGLPARLLALPGRTDRLPGERQSSSSRLLMGLLQPVAGLFSGAAVVGTLAAIFAVALSGLSGWLIIRASEQPPILYLLTAIVGVRFFGIGRAVLRYWERLLLHEAVFAALTRLRGRLWESLSRKALSLRRLLQGGSVLSTVIDDVDNVRDLLPRVVLPPLTALAVGVGSLVASGLLVPAAFWAAAAGTGISLLVAPAAALWGDRKSASAEQGLRRGVLRRTAAALDARAELQVNGVAAAVLAELSIQDRAATRASQRSAWAEGIGQAITVAACGIAALASAVMAAPQVLAGTLPPATAAVLVLLQLALVEPYAAVTTAVRQFPALRTVLRRIGRSGALEGAPGDSGSGVPKDGVPKDAEDDGRAAVLERAGGEAGIELEDVGAAWPGASPVFSGVSATAGPGRWLTLTGPSGAGKSTLLSVLLGFLPAAHGRVRVTGRAAWCPQEAHLFDSTLRGNLLLGRPSTGGPADSSADGAAMAAALSAVGLSGLVSRLPAGLDTRIGPGGSFLSGGERQRLAVARTLMTGAEVILLDEPTAHLDAEAGRAMLTDLRAGLKDRTVVLVTHNPADIDPEDALLDLGGVRSAVTHLAGHGVAVSP; this is encoded by the coding sequence GTGCGTCCGGACTTCCCGGCCGGACCGGCCACCCGCTCCGCCCTGTACTGGCTGGGACTGCTTGCCGCCCTGAAGGCGCTGTCCCTGGTCCTGATGGGCCAGGCCGTTGCCTCCATGCTGGCCGGGCTGGCCACCGCTGATCCTGGCTGGCAGGATCAGCTCCCCTGGGGGCTGGCCGGGGTTGTCCTGAGGTCCGGCACAGTCTGGGCCCAGGGAATCGCTGCCCGCCGTGCGGCCCTGGGCATCAAGGAGGAGCTGCGCTCCGAGCTGCTGAACCGAGCCCTCCGTAACGGTGCGCGGAGCACAGGCCCGGCCGACGGCGGACTCGCTGTCCTGGCCACCCGCGGGCTGGACGCCCTGGACAGCTACTACACCCAGTTCCTCCCGGCACTGGTGAACTGCGCTGCAATTCCGTTGCTTCTCGGCGCCCGGATTCTGTTCGCGGATTGGGTCAGTGCCGTGGTCATTGTCCTCACGGTTCCGCTGGTCCCCCTCTTTATGGTGCTGATCGGCCGCTACACCGAGGACAATGTCAGGGAGGCCCAGGCCGCCCTGGCCCGGCTGTCCGCACACATGCTCGAACTGGCGAAGGGACTGCCGGTTCTCGTGGGCCTCGGCCGGGCCACCGCCCAGCGCAGGGCCCTGGAGGAGATCTCGGAGGAGTACCGTGCCAAGACCATGGGAACGCTGCGGACAGCCTTCCTGTCGGCACTGGCACTGGAACTGATAGCCACCATCTCCGTTGCGGTGGTGGCCGTGTTCATCGGTGTGCGCCTGGTACACGGGGAGATGGCCCTTGAGGCCGGACTGCTGGCCCTGATCCTGGCCCCGGACTGCTACCTGCCGCTGCGTGAACTGGGCACAGCCCACCACGCCAGCGACGACGGCCGTGCGGCGCTCGCGGAGACGAGGGCGGTCACCGGGGCGCCAGAGCCGCGGCCGCTGCCCGCCCATGCGCCTGTCGGCGATTCTGCCGACAATCTCACCGTCACCAACCTCACTGTCACCTATGAGGGACGGTCCGTTCCCGCCGTCGGGCCCGTGAGCTTCACCGCCCCCCAAGGCCGCATCACTGCCCTGGACGGTCCCAGCGGGACGGGCAAGAGCACCATCCTCGGTGTACTGGCAGGGACGGTCGGCGACGGTGCAGGCACCCGCGTCACCGGCAGTATCACCCACCTCAACCGGGACAGCATTGCCTGGGTTCCGCAGCACCCGGTAATGGTGGCGGAGACCGTCCTGGCGGAAGTCCTGCTGTACCTCACCCTGGGTGAGGCCGGCCGTGCCGGCTCCACCGCTGAGACTGCTGCGATGGAATGCCTGGCTGCGGCGGCAGCAGGCCATCTCGCCGGAAAGCATCCCTCGGAACTGAGTCCCGGCGAGTTGCGGCGGGTGGCACTGGCGCGCGGCCTGGCCCGCCTTCGCGCCGGTGCATCCGTTCTCCTGCTCGACGAACCCACGGCCCACCTGGACAGGGCGTCCGCAGCGCGTGTACAGGAGGCAGTCCTCAGCCTCCGCGGACGCGTCACCGTCATCCTTGTGGCCCACGACCAGCAGACCCGGGAGCTCGCCGACCACCTGGTTCCGGTCTCCGCGGCAGCTGGCGCAACGGAATCCGCAGCGCCGGCTTTCGCGGACACTGTTGCACAGGGCATCGGGGCGGGAGCCCCAGTACCCCCTTCTCCGGCCAGTCCTCCGGCTAGTCCTCCGGCTAGTCCGCCCGCTGGCCTGCCGGCACGCCTGCTGGCTCTGCCAGGACGGACAGATCGGTTGCCGGGGGAGCGGCAGTCCTCCTCAAGCCGGCTACTGATGGGGCTGCTGCAGCCTGTGGCCGGACTGTTTTCCGGCGCTGCAGTGGTGGGGACTCTCGCCGCGATCTTTGCCGTGGCGCTCTCCGGGCTGTCCGGGTGGCTCATCATCAGGGCAAGTGAGCAGCCGCCCATCCTGTATCTCCTCACAGCCATTGTCGGCGTGCGGTTCTTCGGGATCGGGCGCGCCGTGCTCCGCTACTGGGAACGGCTCCTGCTCCACGAAGCCGTGTTCGCCGCCCTGACCAGGCTGCGCGGCCGGCTGTGGGAATCCCTGAGCCGGAAGGCGCTCTCGCTCCGCCGCCTGCTGCAGGGTGGCAGCGTCCTCAGCACGGTGATTGACGACGTCGACAATGTCCGCGACCTGCTCCCGCGCGTGGTGCTTCCTCCGCTGACGGCGCTCGCTGTCGGTGTGGGCAGCCTGGTGGCCTCCGGACTCCTTGTGCCGGCAGCCTTTTGGGCCGCTGCAGCCGGGACGGGCATAAGCCTCCTGGTGGCCCCCGCAGCCGCCCTGTGGGGGGACCGGAAATCCGCCAGCGCCGAACAGGGCCTGCGCCGCGGTGTGCTCCGCCGCACTGCGGCGGCCCTGGATGCCAGGGCAGAACTCCAAGTGAATGGAGTAGCCGCGGCGGTCCTTGCCGAACTTTCCATCCAGGACCGTGCGGCCACGCGTGCGTCCCAGCGGTCGGCCTGGGCCGAAGGAATTGGCCAGGCCATCACCGTGGCGGCCTGTGGCATTGCTGCCCTTGCCAGCGCTGTCATGGCAGCACCGCAGGTGCTGGCGGGAACCTTGCCTCCGGCCACCGCTGCAGTCCTGGTCTTGCTGCAGCTGGCCCTTGTGGAGCCTTACGCAGCTGTCACGACGGCGGTGCGCCAGTTCCCTGCGCTCCGGACGGTCCTGCGCCGGATAGGCCGGTCCGGGGCGCTGGAGGGCGCACCGGGGGACAGCGGCAGCGGTGTCCCGAAAGATGGTGTCCCGAAAGACGCGGAAGATGACGGTCGCGCGGCCGTCCTGGAGCGCGCCGGCGGGGAGGCAGGGATTGAGCTTGAGGACGTTGGGGCAGCCTGGCCGGGAGCGAGCCCGGTGTTCTCCGGGGTGTCCGCCACCGCCGGACCTGGCCGCTGGCTGACCCTGACAGGCCCGTCAGGTGCCGGCAAATCGACTCTGCTTTCAGTCCTGTTGGGTTTCCTGCCGGCCGCCCACGGCCGTGTCCGGGTTACGGGGAGGGCCGCCTGGTGCCCGCAGGAAGCACACTTGTTCGACTCCACGCTGCGCGGGAACCTGCTGCTGGGGCGGCCGTCCACCGGCGGTCCCGCGGACAGCAGCGCGGACGGCGCCGCGATGGCGGCTGCCCTTTCGGCCGTTGGCCTCAGCGGCCTGGTGTCCCGCCTTCCCGCCGGGCTCGACACCCGGATCGGTCCTGGAGGTTCCTTCCTCAGCGGTGGTGAACGCCAGCGGCTGGCCGTCGCCCGGACGCTTATGACCGGGGCGGAGGTGATCCTGCTCGATGAACCGACGGCCCACCTGGACGCCGAGGCAGGGCGCGCCATGCTGACGGACCTGAGGGCCGGATTGAAGGACCGCACAGTTGTCCTGGTCACCCACAACCCTGCGGACATCGATCCGGAGGACGCCTTGCTGGACCTGGGAGGAGTCCGGTCCGCAGTCACCCATTTGGCTGGGCATGGCGTGGCCGTTTCACCCTAA
- a CDS encoding pyridoxamine 5'-phosphate oxidase family protein, producing MDATPPPGGKLGYDECWDLLAAAVIGRLALIVDDHPEIFPVNYVLERRSIVFRTAGGTKLWGAYASRPAALEIDGYDPRQEEAWSVVARGETEIISSDAEKAAVDALQLEPWQPGAKDHYVRLTPRALTGRRFKVSKPDLWNTRLADERRSSFE from the coding sequence ATGGACGCAACTCCGCCCCCAGGGGGCAAACTTGGCTACGACGAGTGCTGGGACCTGCTGGCAGCAGCAGTGATTGGCAGGCTCGCCCTGATTGTGGATGATCACCCCGAGATCTTTCCCGTGAACTACGTCCTGGAGCGTCGGAGTATTGTCTTCCGAACGGCCGGTGGCACCAAACTGTGGGGAGCCTACGCGTCCAGGCCCGCCGCCTTGGAGATCGACGGTTACGACCCGCGTCAGGAGGAGGCCTGGAGCGTCGTGGCGAGGGGAGAAACGGAAATAATCAGCAGCGACGCCGAAAAAGCCGCCGTGGACGCACTCCAGCTTGAACCGTGGCAGCCAGGCGCTAAGGACCACTACGTCCGGCTTACGCCCCGCGCGCTGACGGGCCGCCGTTTCAAGGTAAGCAAGCCGGATCTGTGGAACACCCGCCTCGCCGACGAGCGCCGCTCGTCCTTCGAATAG
- a CDS encoding DinB family protein, producing MPIIPDEKDWTWVLSRPCPECSFDASTVTPSTVPGTVRNMLPRWRSVLRRPDVAERPDERTWSALEYACHVRDVFSLFDQRLNLMLDGDNARFENWDQDRTAVEKDYANADPVVVSAELTAEGEQVAESFAGVRQAEWGRKGLRSNGSEFTVLTLAQYFLHDVVHHLHDVDG from the coding sequence ATGCCTATCATTCCTGATGAAAAAGACTGGACCTGGGTCCTGTCCCGGCCTTGCCCCGAGTGCTCCTTTGATGCCTCCACGGTCACCCCGTCAACGGTTCCGGGAACTGTGCGCAACATGCTGCCCCGCTGGCGGTCGGTCCTTCGCCGGCCGGACGTGGCGGAGCGGCCGGACGAAAGGACCTGGTCCGCCCTGGAATACGCCTGCCATGTCCGCGATGTGTTCAGCCTTTTTGACCAGCGCCTTAACCTGATGCTCGACGGCGACAACGCCCGGTTCGAGAACTGGGACCAGGACAGGACCGCCGTCGAAAAGGACTACGCCAACGCCGATCCTGTGGTGGTCAGTGCGGAGCTGACGGCAGAAGGTGAGCAGGTGGCCGAATCCTTCGCGGGGGTCCGCCAGGCGGAGTGGGGCCGGAAGGGACTGCGGAGCAACGGTTCGGAGTTCACCGTCCTGACGCTGGCGCAGTACTTCCTGCACGACGTCGTTCACCACCTCCACGATGTGGACGGGTGA